One window of the Candidatus Saccharibacteria bacterium genome contains the following:
- a CDS encoding S1 RNA-binding domain-containing protein — translation MPKTTTNLTMDDLLAQSELKQLETGDVVEGTISSVRKHQVWIDLGPRGVGIVMRREVGHGQSLEEGSPVTVSVIDPEMDEGYALLSMRRAAKDRGWDELQRVFEAGEIIDIQAYDANRGGLLVELEGIRGFLPVSQLAAGHYPRVSGADKDEILQKLNALTAIPLRVRILDVSRKDNKLIFSEKEAVKDDMQARFSELKVGDEVEGVVTGVIDFGAFMNVDGIEGLIHISEISWERVENPRDYVKVGETVKAKIIAIDKDRLSLSLKQMSEDPWLKEVKAFKKGEKVEGKITRITPFGAFVQLSSSVEALVHVSEMGDDDSVDPEKIFQLNEKKTFKVLDIDTEARKISLSLKSVK, via the coding sequence ATGCCAAAAACTACTACTAATCTAACAATGGATGACTTGCTCGCGCAGTCAGAGCTGAAACAGCTCGAAACAGGAGACGTCGTCGAAGGAACTATCAGCTCGGTACGGAAACACCAGGTCTGGATAGACTTGGGTCCGCGCGGAGTTGGTATTGTCATGCGCCGCGAAGTTGGCCACGGCCAATCTCTCGAGGAAGGTTCACCAGTGACAGTAAGCGTCATAGACCCCGAAATGGATGAGGGCTATGCACTGCTCAGCATGCGTCGGGCCGCGAAAGACCGGGGTTGGGATGAACTCCAGCGCGTGTTTGAAGCTGGCGAAATCATCGATATCCAGGCCTACGATGCAAATCGTGGCGGACTTCTTGTCGAGCTAGAGGGCATACGCGGTTTCTTGCCCGTGTCACAGTTGGCGGCGGGGCACTATCCACGCGTCAGTGGCGCAGACAAAGACGAAATACTGCAAAAGTTGAACGCACTAACAGCTATACCACTGCGTGTTCGTATTTTGGATGTGAGCCGCAAAGACAACAAGCTCATCTTCTCTGAAAAGGAAGCCGTCAAAGATGATATGCAGGCTCGGTTCTCTGAGCTGAAAGTCGGCGACGAAGTTGAAGGTGTTGTAACAGGTGTGATTGACTTTGGTGCATTCATGAACGTTGATGGCATAGAAGGACTTATTCACATTAGTGAAATTAGCTGGGAGCGCGTAGAAAACCCGCGCGACTATGTGAAGGTCGGCGAAACCGTGAAGGCGAAGATTATCGCTATAGACAAAGACCGCCTGAGTCTCAGCCTGAAACAAATGAGCGAGGACCCTTGGCTGAAAGAAGTCAAAGCCTTTAAGAAGGGCGAAAAAGTCGAGGGTAAAATTACGCGTATTACGCCATTTGGGGCATTTGTCCAGTTGAGCTCGAGCGTCGAAGCGCTTGTGCACGTCAGTGAAATGGGCGATGACGACAGTGTGGATCCAGAGAAAATCTTCCAGCTGAATGAGAAGAAAACGTTCAAGGTGCTCGATATAGACACCGAAGCACGCAAAATCTCTCTCAGTCTCAAGAGTGTTAAGTAA
- a CDS encoding ROK family protein — protein sequence MYICIDIGGTKTLVASVTSEGIVTESVKFPTPEKYEQFLPELQKAVESLSTDDFRAGTVAVPGTIDRKRGRIKQLGNRESWQNIPVARDIENITRCPMLIENDAKLAGLSEAMLLKDTYERVLYITISTGIGIGLTVNGRIDSSLGDGGGRTMLLAHRGKLTPWEDFASGKAIVKKYGKMASELEDPIAWGNIARTLTPGLIELIAVLNPEVIVIGGGAGRYLHKFKKPLVADLRQYETPALQIPPIVVAKRPDEAVIYGCYDYARQHHA from the coding sequence ATGTACATCTGCATCGATATTGGCGGCACAAAAACACTAGTGGCGAGCGTCACAAGCGAAGGGATTGTTACTGAGTCAGTAAAGTTCCCCACACCGGAAAAATACGAACAGTTTCTCCCAGAACTGCAGAAGGCTGTTGAAAGTTTGTCAACAGATGATTTTCGTGCCGGCACAGTTGCGGTACCGGGCACGATTGACCGGAAGAGAGGGCGTATTAAGCAGCTCGGTAACCGCGAAAGCTGGCAAAATATCCCTGTTGCGCGTGACATAGAGAACATCACTCGGTGCCCCATGCTTATTGAAAATGACGCAAAGCTCGCCGGCCTCAGCGAAGCTATGTTGTTAAAAGATACATACGAGCGAGTCCTGTATATAACCATCAGTACCGGTATAGGCATTGGCCTTACAGTGAACGGACGCATAGATAGTTCTCTTGGCGACGGTGGCGGCCGGACCATGCTGCTTGCGCACCGGGGAAAGCTCACTCCATGGGAAGATTTTGCGTCTGGAAAAGCAATTGTAAAAAAATACGGGAAAATGGCCTCCGAGCTTGAAGACCCTATTGCCTGGGGCAACATTGCCAGGACACTCACACCCGGGCTCATTGAACTCATAGCCGTCTTAAACCCAGAGGTAATTGTTATTGGCGGCGGCGCTGGTCGGTATTTGCATAAGTTCAAAAAACCCCTCGTTGCAGACTTAAGACAATACGAAACTCCCGCCCTTCAAATTCCTCCTATTGTCGTCGCAAAGCGACCCGATGAAGCAGTAATATATGGGTGCTACGACTATGCCCGTCAACACCACGCCTAA
- a CDS encoding LysM peptidoglycan-binding domain-containing protein: MKKRLQTLGPLLAVGILLFTHASVLAQAGSIGIAPANPKVGNLRSRSIFIHTLKGGETVEDGVRVFNYTKEPRTVKIDAVDSVAAVDGSFSCKQNSEKKTDVGQWIRLSRNEVVVQPGENETVPFTITAPKDAGPGEHGACITAQDTKNTGSKKEGGIALGFRNAIRVAITVPGKIVKQLTIQKVVVDRNEKGNYTVSPVSKNTGNVSLDVTTRVQLRSVFGQETPVQKATYPVIAGATTGWAFEFKRPFWGGIYKAQTSIAYDSDTNTGIGDATGQERKVRAATGYFIMMPTWQALAVEIAVPFVLIFALITFLYRRKLRRIAQKRLHKYTVVPGDTVMSIAEAHGIDWKQLAKINSIKPPFLIDYGQVLLLPQPKKRLRRKRTAHKGSWVVDAAAPPQLAAEQSQPSPVAPPPPVPSSVQPETAWQAPIAQTQPSAPVPERYPVPPHVPNPAFPEPEDAEFPDWREGASDEELRNLGVLTDSGAVPALSSSWNLEADEPESPKPKKSTRKKVAKRAPRKTPAKRSAKK; the protein is encoded by the coding sequence ATGAAAAAACGCTTGCAAACGTTGGGACCACTGCTCGCTGTAGGCATCCTGCTCTTTACCCATGCTTCAGTTTTAGCTCAGGCCGGTTCAATCGGCATAGCTCCCGCCAATCCGAAGGTTGGTAACCTTCGTTCTCGAAGCATTTTTATACACACCTTAAAGGGTGGTGAGACGGTGGAGGATGGTGTTCGGGTCTTCAACTACACAAAAGAACCTCGAACGGTGAAGATTGATGCGGTTGACTCTGTCGCTGCAGTCGATGGTTCGTTTTCTTGCAAGCAGAATAGCGAGAAGAAGACAGATGTAGGCCAATGGATACGGCTCTCTCGGAATGAGGTTGTTGTACAGCCAGGAGAAAACGAGACCGTACCTTTTACTATCACTGCTCCAAAAGACGCTGGTCCGGGTGAGCACGGAGCCTGTATTACTGCACAAGATACAAAAAATACTGGCTCAAAGAAGGAGGGTGGCATTGCGCTTGGTTTTCGTAACGCTATACGAGTCGCAATAACGGTTCCAGGTAAAATTGTAAAACAACTGACAATACAAAAGGTTGTAGTAGATCGGAACGAAAAAGGCAACTACACCGTCTCGCCAGTCAGTAAAAACACTGGAAATGTATCGCTCGATGTGACGACGCGCGTACAGCTAAGGAGCGTTTTTGGCCAGGAGACGCCAGTTCAGAAGGCAACCTATCCGGTTATTGCGGGCGCAACGACAGGGTGGGCGTTTGAGTTTAAGCGACCTTTTTGGGGTGGTATATACAAAGCGCAGACTTCCATTGCGTACGATTCAGATACAAATACTGGTATTGGTGATGCGACCGGTCAAGAACGAAAAGTCAGAGCAGCCACTGGCTATTTCATTATGATGCCAACCTGGCAGGCGCTTGCGGTGGAAATTGCGGTACCGTTTGTGCTTATTTTTGCACTTATTACGTTCCTATATCGACGAAAATTGCGCCGCATTGCACAAAAACGGCTCCATAAGTATACCGTCGTACCGGGAGATACCGTTATGTCGATTGCGGAAGCGCATGGGATTGATTGGAAGCAGCTTGCCAAAATTAATTCCATCAAGCCGCCATTTCTTATCGACTACGGCCAGGTGCTGTTACTGCCTCAGCCAAAAAAACGCTTACGGCGCAAACGTACGGCTCACAAAGGCTCTTGGGTAGTTGATGCCGCTGCGCCGCCTCAGCTGGCTGCTGAACAGTCTCAACCGTCGCCAGTTGCGCCTCCACCCCCTGTGCCCTCATCGGTACAGCCTGAAACCGCCTGGCAGGCGCCAATTGCACAAACGCAGCCTTCTGCGCCGGTGCCTGAGCGCTATCCTGTACCGCCGCATGTTCCAAATCCGGCATTTCCCGAGCCGGAGGATGCTGAATTCCCGGACTGGCGCGAAGGCGCAAGCGACGAAGAACTGCGTAACCTCGGTGTTCTAACCGATAGCGGTGCAGTACCGGCCTTAAGCAGTTCTTGGAATCTTGAGGCAGATGAACCTGAATCGCCAAAACCAAAAAAAAGCACCCGAAAAAAGGTGGCTAAACGTGCGCCACGGAAAACTCCAGCAAAACGCTCTGCGAAGAAGTAA
- a CDS encoding prepilin-type N-terminal cleavage/methylation domain-containing protein, producing the protein MRKREIPAENGFTLLELLVSMTVIGVMSIGFFSLFTALVSSSTLAKQRSVGSTLANNQMEYLRSLPYDSLAVSGGSIISSSYIPATTTKKINGINYTITTSISYVDDAYDGCGPYPNLDLKKKYCRNFSSPGNSAGNNQLNDTNPGDYKLAHVVVKNLGDTRLAVMDTHIAARVAETASTTGALFITVTDSAGNGVSEATVKVTNTTITPAVSVSDSTDANGIAIFYGLPPDSGLDYMIEAQKTGYSSIQSIRPSGSLQPTYSSQKILSQQSSYLALVIAPTDTNSLIIETTNTSGAPLGNVKVQVKGGYKKYTTLSDTSYYFDNYLPVDSRILTDANGMASLTSLPPINSYFFCGTNGTGGCAVGGTAYYLAAAVPYGGTNSLSPITVPLGDQPNPVTFPYDGSEYIQKVRLILTNSSSFPRVFSMNPDTINLSDNLQNVKVVFTGANLTNANATLTQNGTTYSDNSCVGSATQLTCNYDLNGVTAGDVQVTIQNANGTLVLPTIPLGGFRVKP; encoded by the coding sequence ATGCGTAAGAGAGAAATTCCTGCGGAGAATGGCTTTACCTTGCTTGAACTCCTTGTATCTATGACAGTCATAGGAGTCATGAGCATAGGGTTTTTTAGTCTTTTTACTGCCCTTGTCAGCAGTAGCACATTGGCAAAACAACGTTCAGTTGGCAGCACGCTTGCAAACAATCAGATGGAATATCTACGATCATTGCCATACGATAGTCTTGCGGTAAGTGGGGGTAGTATTATTTCGAGCTCATATATACCAGCTACAACGACGAAGAAGATAAATGGCATAAATTACACCATAACAACGAGCATAAGTTATGTCGATGATGCATATGATGGCTGTGGCCCATATCCAAACCTCGACTTAAAGAAGAAATATTGTCGTAATTTCTCATCCCCAGGAAATAGTGCAGGTAACAACCAGTTGAATGACACTAATCCGGGAGACTACAAACTTGCTCACGTAGTTGTGAAGAACTTAGGAGACACTCGTTTAGCAGTTATGGATACGCATATAGCTGCTCGTGTAGCAGAAACGGCTAGTACAACTGGCGCATTATTCATTACGGTAACCGATTCGGCTGGCAACGGAGTTTCGGAAGCGACTGTTAAAGTTACAAACACAACAATTACTCCAGCGGTAAGCGTTTCAGATTCCACTGACGCAAACGGTATAGCTATTTTTTATGGTTTACCACCAGATAGTGGGCTCGACTATATGATAGAAGCTCAAAAAACTGGCTACTCTAGTATTCAATCCATTCGTCCATCCGGATCGCTTCAGCCGACGTATTCAAGCCAAAAGATTCTTTCTCAGCAGTCATCGTATCTTGCTCTTGTTATAGCGCCTACGGATACCAACAGCCTTATCATTGAAACGACCAATACGTCAGGTGCGCCACTCGGTAATGTTAAGGTTCAGGTAAAGGGTGGCTACAAAAAATACACAACGTTAAGCGATACCTCGTACTACTTTGATAATTATTTGCCCGTGGATAGCCGTATTCTTACTGATGCAAACGGTATGGCGAGCCTGACAAGTCTTCCTCCCATAAACAGCTACTTTTTCTGCGGGACCAATGGCACTGGCGGTTGTGCGGTAGGCGGTACGGCGTATTATCTTGCTGCAGCCGTGCCCTATGGAGGCACGAACAGCCTTTCTCCTATTACCGTCCCATTGGGCGACCAACCAAATCCGGTCACGTTTCCTTATGATGGGTCTGAATACATCCAGAAGGTAAGGCTTATCCTTACGAACAGTAGTTCTTTCCCGCGTGTGTTTAGTATGAATCCAGATACGATTAACCTGAGTGATAATCTCCAAAATGTAAAAGTAGTATTTACCGGTGCGAACCTCACGAACGCAAACGCGACGCTGACACAAAACGGAACAACGTATAGTGACAATTCGTGCGTTGGTAGCGCTACCCAGTTAACGTGTAACTACGACTTAAATGGTGTGACGGCGGGCGATGTTCAGGTTACGATACAGAATGCAAATGGTACGCTCGTCTTGCCAACCATACCGCTTGGAGGTTTTCGTGTTAAGCCCTAA
- a CDS encoding translation initiation factor IF-2, with protein sequence MAASIEVPDSITVGELAEVLQLPATRLIGELFKNGVVATINERLDFDTAQIIVGELGLDVELSRKVVEIEPVKRQKAAQTANATDRPPVVAVMGHVDHGKTSLLDAIRSAQVAKGEAGGITQHISAYQVEHKDRLITFLDTPGHEAFAAIRQHGADLTDIVIIVVAADDGVKPQTIEAIRYAKNAGTKIVVAINKMDKEGANPGLVMGQLAEHGVVADDKAWGGDVPMVEVSAKAGDGLTNLLDTVLLVADIDELKADATVSARGLIIEAHVEHGRGPIAHALIEEGTLKVGHFILAGGTYAKVRNLDATTGKPIKSAGPSTPVIISGFKTLPEFGDQFETVASERDARERAAVVATERAHGSSRSDMSSSELLRIISRTDKLQELPIIIKADVQGSLTSVADSLKSIETDEVAVRVAGSSVGVINDNDIHLAKSTGAILYGFNTSVANNIKRLANRDKVSIRLYNVIYELIDDAKNELSKLLAPEVTEKEIGALEVKGVFKTTKTEVICGGEVLSGKLTAPAMVRVKRGKEQIGDAKLKGLKRGPNAANDLVEGELGGLELETNTRIELQIGDKLEFYVVETKERTL encoded by the coding sequence ATGGCAGCCTCAATCGAAGTGCCAGATAGTATCACCGTCGGCGAACTTGCCGAAGTGCTCCAGCTGCCTGCTACGCGGCTTATTGGTGAACTTTTTAAAAACGGTGTTGTTGCCACCATAAATGAGCGGCTCGACTTCGATACCGCTCAGATTATTGTCGGTGAGCTTGGTCTAGACGTGGAACTTTCACGTAAAGTGGTCGAAATAGAACCAGTCAAGCGCCAAAAGGCCGCCCAAACGGCAAATGCTACCGACCGACCACCAGTGGTAGCAGTAATGGGTCACGTTGACCACGGTAAAACTAGCTTGCTCGATGCCATTCGGAGCGCACAGGTAGCCAAGGGAGAAGCCGGGGGTATTACCCAGCATATTTCGGCCTACCAGGTAGAGCACAAAGACCGATTAATTACTTTTTTGGACACACCGGGTCATGAAGCCTTTGCAGCAATTCGTCAGCACGGCGCGGACCTGACCGATATTGTTATCATTGTGGTTGCCGCCGATGACGGTGTGAAGCCGCAGACTATAGAGGCTATTCGCTATGCAAAAAACGCTGGTACCAAAATAGTTGTTGCTATAAACAAAATGGATAAAGAGGGTGCTAACCCCGGGCTTGTCATGGGACAGCTTGCCGAGCATGGTGTGGTTGCTGATGACAAGGCATGGGGTGGCGACGTGCCAATGGTTGAGGTTAGCGCTAAGGCGGGCGATGGCCTGACAAACTTGCTTGACACGGTGCTGCTTGTGGCCGACATAGACGAACTGAAGGCCGATGCCACGGTATCTGCCCGCGGGCTTATTATAGAGGCGCATGTCGAGCATGGCCGCGGGCCAATTGCCCACGCACTTATAGAAGAAGGAACGCTCAAAGTCGGGCATTTCATCCTGGCTGGCGGTACCTATGCAAAAGTCCGTAACCTCGACGCTACGACCGGTAAACCAATCAAGAGTGCTGGCCCGTCTACCCCAGTTATTATTAGTGGCTTCAAGACACTACCCGAGTTTGGCGACCAGTTTGAGACGGTTGCTAGTGAACGCGACGCCCGCGAGCGCGCGGCAGTAGTCGCCACCGAGCGCGCTCATGGCAGTAGCCGGAGCGATATGAGCAGCAGCGAACTACTCCGTATTATTAGTCGTACCGACAAGCTTCAAGAACTGCCTATTATTATCAAAGCGGATGTGCAAGGTTCGCTTACCTCCGTAGCAGACAGTCTCAAAAGCATAGAGACCGACGAAGTGGCAGTACGGGTTGCGGGTTCGAGCGTGGGCGTCATAAATGACAACGACATTCATCTCGCCAAGAGCACCGGCGCCATACTATACGGTTTCAATACGAGTGTGGCAAACAACATTAAGCGTCTGGCGAACCGCGATAAGGTCTCGATACGGCTTTACAATGTCATCTACGAGCTCATAGATGATGCCAAAAATGAGCTGAGCAAACTTCTTGCACCCGAAGTAACCGAAAAAGAGATTGGCGCACTTGAGGTAAAGGGTGTGTTTAAAACCACGAAAACAGAGGTGATATGCGGCGGGGAAGTCCTCAGTGGCAAACTAACAGCGCCAGCTATGGTTCGCGTAAAGCGTGGCAAAGAACAGATTGGTGACGCGAAGCTAAAGGGCCTCAAACGTGGCCCAAACGCAGCGAATGACCTTGTTGAGGGTGAACTCGGTGGGCTTGAGCTCGAAACGAACACACGAATTGAGTTGCAAATTGGCGACAAGCTCGAATTTTACGTTGTCGAGACAAAGGAAAGGACGCTATAA
- a CDS encoding IS982 family transposase: MRELQKQHIVDVYVWVDDTLQQTAVGKTGRPPVLRDSELITILIWDGLTESHRPLKDLYKWIERDYPDYFPKLPKYQNFVAQAHRNLEQLVYLLQLTLQISSEVRFADSTMLPVCKLIRAERHKVAKAVAAFGKNWQGYHYGFKLHASVDHLNRLCAVVFTPADQHDNQAEEQLANEHTRILVGDSHYGGSVQRRRLWEQYKTIVVAPPHYKQRKQVMASWQHLLLTLRPKIEAVFDYLKEHKHLVTSFPRSVQGYFVHYLRVLLGYQMRVVS; the protein is encoded by the coding sequence ATGCGCGAATTACAAAAACAGCATATCGTAGACGTGTACGTTTGGGTAGATGACACACTCCAACAAACCGCAGTCGGGAAAACTGGCAGGCCACCGGTACTGCGCGACAGTGAACTCATTACCATCCTCATCTGGGATGGTTTGACTGAAAGCCACCGACCACTCAAAGACCTATACAAATGGATTGAACGAGACTACCCAGACTACTTTCCGAAGCTTCCAAAGTACCAGAACTTTGTTGCGCAAGCGCACCGCAACCTAGAACAACTCGTCTACCTGCTACAACTGACATTACAGATCTCGTCGGAGGTGCGTTTCGCGGATTCTACTATGCTGCCCGTCTGTAAGCTCATTCGGGCCGAGCGACACAAGGTAGCCAAAGCTGTTGCTGCTTTCGGTAAGAACTGGCAGGGCTACCATTATGGTTTTAAGTTACACGCGAGTGTTGATCATCTCAACCGGCTCTGTGCGGTGGTGTTTACGCCAGCAGACCAGCACGACAATCAGGCCGAGGAACAACTTGCAAATGAACACACCAGGATACTCGTTGGCGACAGCCACTACGGTGGTAGCGTACAGCGTAGGCGGCTCTGGGAACAGTACAAAACTATTGTTGTTGCACCGCCCCATTACAAGCAACGAAAACAAGTCATGGCCAGCTGGCAACATCTGTTATTGACGCTCAGGCCAAAGATTGAAGCTGTCTTTGACTACCTCAAAGAGCACAAGCACCTCGTCACCTCATTCCCGAGAAGTGTGCAGGGGTACTTTGTCCATTATCTACGAGTCTTACTTGGCTACCAGATGAGGGTAGTTTCGTGA
- a CDS encoding type II secretion system protein yields MLSPKQREEQGFTILEMVVVIALIGALSVIFFVVFKTTLVSYLDLQKQATSFGQLSSQADRIANVLRGTTSISSAGDNDLTVYTYFYPSDVYVSQVRYYVVNGATKRLYADLTPMSANPPLGTLQTDKKKSFVIIDNFYQASGGKLFRYTNAVGAALATPVTDLSVVKTIQINLATQLENARSQDINVQVLLRNKKNNL; encoded by the coding sequence GTGTTAAGCCCTAAGCAGCGGGAAGAGCAGGGTTTCACCATTCTTGAAATGGTGGTCGTCATAGCACTCATTGGTGCGCTTTCAGTCATATTCTTTGTCGTTTTTAAAACCACTCTTGTTAGCTATCTTGACTTGCAAAAACAAGCAACAAGCTTTGGTCAGCTGAGTAGCCAGGCCGATAGAATCGCAAATGTTCTACGAGGGACCACGAGTATTAGTAGCGCTGGCGATAATGACCTCACGGTCTACACATACTTCTACCCGTCTGACGTCTATGTTTCGCAAGTGAGATACTATGTTGTTAACGGTGCGACCAAGCGTTTGTACGCCGACTTAACCCCGATGAGTGCAAACCCCCCACTTGGCACGCTGCAAACAGATAAGAAGAAAAGCTTCGTTATTATTGACAACTTCTATCAAGCGAGTGGCGGCAAGCTGTTTCGCTATACGAATGCAGTTGGCGCAGCTCTTGCCACTCCAGTTACTGATTTAAGCGTGGTCAAAACCATACAAATAAATCTTGCTACGCAGCTTGAAAACGCGCGTTCACAAGATATAAATGTGCAGGTGCTCCTGCGGAACAAGAAGAATAACCTATGA